From Quercus lobata isolate SW786 chromosome 11, ValleyOak3.0 Primary Assembly, whole genome shotgun sequence:
TAAGGCGAATGTTATTATGTGTGACAGTGTGAATGCCAATATAGGAGACTCACAACGACTAAAAAGGTTGAATTATGGTTATAGTGTTTTTGTATATTACACATTTGTCTACATATTTGTCATGTGGTCTTTCGGCCGGGCTTGTAGCTTGAGTATGAAAccattttggttgtttgtttattaCCGTTCAGGACACTAGATAAAATATCATTTCACACTTGTTTATATCTActatttcacacacatatacataataaatttgaaaatgttcacattttaaaaagtccatattttacacaaaaaagtGGATGTGAAATAATCAATGTAAAAAAAGTGAAGTTGGAGAATAAAAGCCCTATACACTATGGCTCAGTGTCTTCTTTGATTTGTGGATACTCCTAGGTGGAAATGAATTGAAAGGGGTTTTCTCTCATGGTTAAACAAAAgaatccaaaatttttaattttgttctagAGACCATTTCAAATTGTATACGGGACCTAATATTTTGGTAGTAGAGTATTTAATGGTGTACCATTTTAGAATTCCAATATAAGTCCATAATTTATAAttcatgtcattttattttattttttaaataaaaatctatataatatctaaaaggtaaagcatataattttttgttgctatactCCTGTTGGCCGCATCAATGTTACATATTGATCTATTCGGTCTAGTTCGATCcatttcggtccactttggtccattacTGTCCATTTTGATACACTTTagtctattcagtccatttatgtccactttggtccaattTAGTTTACACTGGTCCATTTTAGTCCACTTCTGCCTATTCAgtctattttggtcatttcggtctactttggtccatttcaaTCCACTTCAGTAATACATTGGGGAGAGATGTTTGTGTAAAAAGAGAAGATACTTTATTGAAAATTATGTCACATTCTTAGTGTAATGTTGATAGGCttttaataaatacatttttcttatgttattaatgtgttgtatttttttttctaatataagtGATGGATTTACTTATATCTACTTCCTCTTTAAGTTATTCAAGacccttctcaaaaaaaaaaaaaaaaagaagaagaagaagaagaagaagttattcAAGACATATAGAGGACGAACcgtttgtaaaaaatattataaaaaattacaaccacacattacattatttacaaaatattttgccttatatatataataattgaatataaaatgcattatattttctttaaaaagaaaaagaaaacttacaaatttaaaatagtttcaagtaacaaatatagataacttaatttagaaaatatgatATATTGCATCAAATATTCTTTGTTAAAAACACAATCacctcattttaaaaaatgtttggAACTAACACTTATAAGTCTCatttactattttcatttttcacttaacaagaaaacaaattatcaaatttttctgtGCATCACAGGTCTGAAACTAGTGTTTGTAAAACCTCATGCGTAGttggattcaaaaaaaaaaatctaacaaaagcTAGcttctttcttaaaaatattaaaaaaaaaaatccatagaaGCAGTTTTAGTCTTAAATGCAAATTCCATTTGAAAATTTCGGAATTCCACTAGAATGACCAGTATAAGTTGGAATTTTGACGAAGACATAATAAGAGGCTTTAGTGCACCAATTTATGTACCGGAACCAAATATTCAGGCATGAACGtacaaatgatttttaaaacattggAATAACTCCTTATTTGGGAGATGGTTATCTCCTATACTCACTCTATGGAGTGGGCTTTTCACAAATTGTGAGCTCCACTCTACAGGTGGTGTATGAGACACACCACATATGAGAGGCCTGCTCCGTATTcacaacccttttttttttttttttggttgttgttgttgttgttgttgttacgCTTTTTGTTAGAACCATTCAGTCCACTTTACACTTTAAGTGTGAGTTTGCGTAGCTAACGCAGCAGacattttgtgtgtttttttaggTCTCTTGTATTGTTTATGAATCCACAAATACGGAAAACACAAcaagaagaaataaatttggGTTCCATGGGCACtatttatagtttaaaaattattttgttacagtatttttagtaataaattttcagtttttaacaaTAAGCAGAATTCAAACAGATCTAAAcctgcataaataaatattaatattaatattaatattaatacaaagtaaattattctaaatttataattttattatcaatactttttttatttgactattattaataaaaagaagtaagataacaattattaaaatattaaaattaaatgacaagCGAAATTAGGAATTAGCATGTGCTGTGTAGGACCGTTGGAgtaaacctttttatttttttattttttttagcaaaacgtGTAGGACTAAACCTGATTTACAGAGAGTGAGTTTGGTATTTAGCTTATAAGTTCAACTtatagtttttaacttttatctacagtttttttaaacctcattttttcttgtttttactcactttttcaaaattttataaggtacaagtataatttaagtttaacacaatttcagcaaaaaaattttagcagaAAGCTAAATAAGCTACTCCCAAAAGAATGCTATGGCCAGCCCACTATCCATCCATATCCACtaaacttgatttaaaaaaaaaaagaaaaaagaaaaaaagaagaagtaaaatacGTGTAGGAGGACTAGGATCCATGCTTAAAGCAATTGCATCAGTCCGGccaaatttttctttctattttacactaagaacctactttttcaattttacacTATCACTTTTCCAAAGCatccacatcagtttatctattttacaatctattctatttaactaatattttttattattattttattaatatctatctttttaatatctttttcatCTTAACCTCGTCTCAAccgtgtctctctctctctctctctctcaattcttcTCTGCCTTTGGGACtccctcaactctcttcctctctcatgTCTCAAACCAAAACGTCTggtactctcttcctctctcataTATCAAACCTAAAACTCACACATGACAGAAGATCTGGTGGTGGAAGCAAGTAGATCCAGGTAGCAGCAAGGCAGATCCGCGACAGTAGCATCAAGACAGATCCGACGACAAAAACGATGCCAAGTCCAATGGGTTTGGCTTGATTTTGAGTTGGCATTTCTGatggtttggtttgattttctgttgatttttggtcaattttgtGATGGATCATCAACTGTTGAAATGGGTTGCAGTGGTGGTGGTTAGGTGGTGTTGGGTTGGTGGTTAGGTGTTtccctccttttcttttattcttcttttgttgGATTGCTGTGTCTGTTGGGATGCTATGTTTCTTTTGTTGGGTTGTTGTGTCTattgggaaagagagagaatatgaatggtgagagaaaaaaaaaaattgttatacaCAGTTACAGTGTAATATGGGTAGTTTTTTAGGAAAATTCTGTAAATGGTGGCACTTTATgtattatacacatttttacacCCATTGTTGCGGATTCTCTAAGTGGGTTCCATTCCATAgtcttctagaaaatattaaagACAATCAAGATTCAAGAGTAAAGACAAATCAAGAGTAAAAAGTTTACAACAAAAGAGAAGCCAAAAAGGGGAATAGGAAACCTAGCAGTAAGCAAACATGATTACAtgaagaaaagtaaagaagaccaAAGAGgcaaagagaagagaaaaaaaaaaaaaattgaacctgaaatgaaaatttgagaatCAAAGGAGAGGAGTGAACACTCCAAGCCTATTGCCTACACCAACTGATGAGTTTGCCAactaaaaagagtttttttttttgataatccagATGGAGAGAgtgagtgtttttttctttttcttttttcttccttttgttaCTTGTCTATTTAATCTTTTTTCtggctttttttttataatcttttttttttgccttttgttatttatataCTGAGATAAtcattactctctctctctctctctctctctctctctctctctctctctctctctctctctctctctctctctctctctctctctctcaagtaaTAAATGTGGGTTTTCTTAATGAACTAGTGCTACAAAGGTTTAATAATGTGGGTTTTCTTAATGAACTAGTGCTACAAAGGTTTAATACAGGGGATAGTTAGATttggtgactttttttttttttctaagaaagtTAAAGATTTGGTGATTTGATTAGACTTCATGTCATTTCAACTTTTTTACTTCGAGAGAATGGTTAAAAGTAACTTGtttcttctcaattttaattaaaaagtctTAAAATAATTTGGGCGGGCCTTAAATCTTTTTGGGCAGGtcttaattgttattattattttttcaaatgagGAAGcaacataatataatatattaatactaTTGGGGCCCTGGGACCTTTGGTGGTGACCTAAATGGCCTATAGGTTCAGTCGCCATGGGAGAacactattatttttattaaaaatagactggaattttttttttttttttttggatgagcaTTCATGACTCATGAGATTCGTCATTTAATAAATCTTTTGTGGATTCATTAAGTTTCCTTTCCTTTCATCTTCAATGAACTTgttgacccaaaaaaagaaaataaaattacagGGAACAATATCACGTCAGAGgtggagaaattattaggtatattactatattaaaatatatcCCGTGGACTCCTCCATCCTTTTAGTGGTGTGGACCCCACTGAGTGGCCCCAAGAAAGATGGACCTATTGATTTCCCCGCGTGAAGAGATGTGACCAATTGACTGTTAGGCTAAATTCCATCCGCATGTGACTCAAAACTCTTAACACTAGTCCCTCTTAGGGTGAGTTTagttcagctttttgtaaaagtgcataatgaaaaagtgcatattcaaaaagttgagtgtttggtaaaagctgttaaaaagtgctttttgaaaaagttaagtgtttggctagcacttataaaagtggcagtttgagggataaattaccaaaaagggcAATGTATATACAagggagtttatttcatacttaaatcaatattgtgaaattatttttttcttaccaatattagctaatagtaacctaccacttaaaatttattgtgagagtattttgataatttatacgtactattacaattatttttttttctctttctaaacaaattatttttttctcaccaatattaactaaataataacttaccacttaagatttattatgaaagtattatgaaaatattgtgataaaaattgatactgattttaatttgaacgtactattaaaattatttttttctctttctaaaaaaaatatttgtttctcaccaatattagctaataataacctatcacttaagatttattgtaaaagtattgtgaaaatattgtgataaaaattgatactaattttaatttgaatgtactattaaaattattttttttctttctaaaaaaattatttttttctcataagtATTAACTAATAAGAACCTACTACTTaacatttattgtgaaaatattatgataacattaccttatttttccttttttttctcctccactcACTTACCgcatttccttcttttttttcttttttctttttcctctttttttccaGTCCACACACGTACCCACTCTTTTccatttttcccttctttccttaCTTTTTCCATATCACTTCTCCAAGCTCCAGAACGTCCCACAGAgctctccttcttcctcttttttttcctaagctCTTCGTCTGCAAGATTCTTTCCCTCTATCCcatcaaaacacacaaacttAAAGGTCACACATACCACACCATTTGATTCTTATCAAACGAAGATAGAGGGGAAATCCAAAAGGGAGGAATGGGTCAGATCGGTGCTTGATCTCTGCCTTCACCGCTGCCTGTCTTCCTCTCCACTGTTGCTTGATCTCTTCCCCTCTGCCAATGACATGCGGAGGAAATGGGTCAgctcggttttttttttttttttgttctgattTCATTATTGGGTTCctttgtaaaattgtgtaaaatcggtttgattttattgattttgtgtttggattatcaaatgttgaaatgggttgtggtGGTAGACCAGTGATTGTTGGGTGGTGCTGTGTTTGTATTTGGTTGATACTTTCTTGACCGGTGTTGGTCTGTAACAGAGGAGCAAAAAtatgagggagaagagaaaagggtaatttggtaattgaagGAAGAGCCCAACGGATAGTTCAAAACGCGCATgaactttttgttttatggaCCTCTCGAGCTCCATATTGTTTTGCGCGTTTTCAGTCTTGACACAAAACGCagctttttccaaaaagttgcgtttttaGCTGAACCAAACGCATTTTGGACTCCAGCTTTCTTCAAAACGTGCGTTTCAGCtcctaaaagctgaaacaaacgggcacttaCTTGAGTTCCATCAATCTTTTCTACCATTGTTATATCCAAAAATTGGTCTGAAAAACCTTGTATGTTGGAAGCATATTCGTGAGCTAATCATTTGAAAGAAAGTGTTTGGTTGTTTGTATCTTTAAGTTTCTCAACCCCATAGATAGCCCAATTTGTGAAGATCAAATAAGAATGTCACATTCTGctcattccattccattaaTCTTCCCACCAGACAATTCTGGGTCTGGTGGATCAGCATCTAGTGAGACTCTTCCACAGTCCTCTCATTCTATATCATCAATCTTCCAACCATACAAGTCTACTGAGAGTTCAGAATCCAATGAAAGACTCCCACAATGCTTTCATTCCATACCTTTAATCTTCCCACCAACCGATTCAACAAACAGTTCCTCTGGTTCTCATTCAAAGCAGTCAGACTCTTCTACCAATGAATCAACACACCAGTCTACTTCAACCCAATTGCCTGAACTGCAAGACCTTCATTTCAATGAAgtcaaacataattttaaacgtGGTAATGCTCGATCTCCTTTGTCAATTCAAGCTGAAGATAGTTATCATTTTCAAACTGGACTCAAAAAGCTTATAGAGGAGGCTCGCCAGAGCTGGACCTATGCCATTATGTGGGGTTTATCTTACGACCATTCTGGCTCTTCAATGTTGCGGTGGGCTGATGGGTACTACaaaggagaaaatgagctcAATTCAGTGATCACAAGATCTAATGTTGATGACAAAGATGTCAGCAATACTGAGTGGTTCTTTTTGAAGTCGAAGATGCAGTGCTTCTTGAACGGCAGTGGCCACCCAGGCCAAGCTTTTGTCACTTCAAGATTGGTCTGGGTGGCCGGGTTGGAGCGTCTAGGGAGCTCCTCGTGCAACCGGGCACGAATGGGGCAGGTCTCCGGGTTACAAACAATGGTATGGATACCCTCAGCAAACGGCATTGTGGAATTTGGCTCTACAGAGCTGATTTTCCAGAGCACGGATTTAATCAACAAGGTTAGTTTTCTGCTTTAATGAACATGTGCATAGTGGGTGTGAAGAGATTAGTACTAATTATGGGGGATGAGTTTCAAATTGGTTTGCTTGACGacagaattttctttttggtgacTAGATGATTTAcaatttgaatttcacaatatgGACTTTGGTAATATGTATTAATGAATTATCAGATATGTATTAAGACCATAAAAGGGTTTCTTTATGATAACGACTTTTATACATGTTTGTTGTTAATAGACTTAGCCTAGTGAGTTGGGATTACACTCTTCCCCCTCCCTTTTTGGTCTTTCCTGTAAGCTCTGATGCTCTGTTCACTTAACAAAGCCTTGAAAGGGGTACCATGGAAAAACTACTAGTAAACACTCGCAAGAAAAGAGTGtagactttattaattatagacataaaagtaaagaaagatTTAGCACGCACTCACAAAAGAAGAATCAGGTTGCTGTCTTTTATGCAAGAGAACATAGAACTCTAAACTTCCAACTCTCACAACATTCACATTACCTGTCTAAGACTCTATCCCTATCAGGTGAGATTACAAGAGTTGTGCTTATCGCAGTAACTTTTCAGATTATGActaaaattattcaatactctataagagcattcacatccggTATTTTCAGActaatctattttattatttcaaaaagttattttatcaattatcccataccattttacaatatacccaacatcccaacttttattttcatattctactcattaaaataatatatttacacattaaaataatataatgtacCCGTTTGGTTTCAACGTCTGTGCGTCTGCGTTTTCATTTAGGgcgttttcctcttttttttttttttagcccacatttgttaacttttccACGATGAACAGTGcactcgtgcactgttcacggacccacaaattccactttttagcaactttttcattaaaaatgggtcccacaatactattcacatttttaaaaattattttgttatagtgttttcagttttcagtttcagcaaaataaactatatccaaacggacccaatATTGCTACACTAccatcatatatttttaaaaagtagctacagtaccattaaaataataatttgtgaTATAGCAAAGTTGCTACAGTGCCATCTTATATTTGCGATGGAACTGTAGCACTATGCCAAAAAACTTTGGCATATCCCATGTTTACCAGTCCGGCTGTGGGCTACTTTTGGGATGAATTGGAAATTAGAGCTTACATTTGGCATATCCAAGTGCCAGTGCGAATGCTCTAAGTAATGCTCTCTCCAATCACATTAGTGGTGTGAATAGAGAAGACACAGACAAATTGTCGTGGATGACCATAGGCACCTTTTGGTCTACCATTTCCAAGAGGATCTACTCCCCTTGATGTGGATTCGATCCCAACTGGCCTGTAAAATGAGAAGGGAAAGATAAATCATCTATCTTTGTTATTGAACAAGCGGGTATTTGCATATATCTGGGAACGTGTCAAATCAGCTGACTGTCCCAAATTCCATACTGAAAGGGGAGTGTTATTATGCCATTTTATGTTAACTTATCATTCTAGGAAGAATAATCAGACATGCCACTATTTGCTATCAGTTTTGATCTTTAATCAAACTGACGTTTTGGTTTTATGCCATTCATCTTCTGCACTTGTAACCAAACTCTCAAATTTATACTTCTGATTTGAGATATGATTTGACCCACTTTAGTTTAAAGGACTGTTGGATCAATTAAGCTTTACATTTGGCTAAATCCATTAAACATAAGTGAcaaatcacaccttagaaattCTGATGATTGAATGTCATGACAACTCTGTACACTTTATTCACTTCTCACATACAGTCATAACCCCACAAGCACTAGTAGCAATATTTGAAATTCGTTCAAGGGCATCAATGAAACCATCAATCATCTTTTGTTGCAGCCCAGTACAAATCAAGATCCATGAATTCATATGTactattctttttcttccaaAGTATGATCCAAGGTTGACTTCAATGAACTTGATGCCAGACTGGAATTTGGATAATCAGATTTGGGATTTGGGTTAAATTTTGACCATAATTGTTTTATCCAGCAACTTCTCTCAATTCTGATTTGTCTCACTAGATCTATCTTAACATCTTCTAACAAGAAGCTCAATTGGTCTCACCTTGTCTCCTCTCTAAAAGACATGCCATGATCAAATAGCAGACACACAGATGATTTTTAAGCAAGCAgctaaaaggaaaagaaattttttgctttAGAGACTTGGAGAGGGTAATgaatttttcctataaaaaaaatctctagaTTTGGGACAACGATGCATTTGGCCCGTGTACTACATGGAGGTTGTTGAATTATTACACATTTCAATTTATTGATTAAATGTACCTATTTTGgatatttatattttggtttAGTTATTGAAATTTTTGCAAATCAAACCCTCACAGCTTCTCGGTTTGTGGATATAAATTTATAGTTCACCCTTATATATGTTGGATTTATATTTTCTTGGCATTGTATTTTCATTGTGCTACCTTAATGTTCTAATATTCTTTGAGATTCTAagtagttatttggtgatttagGAGATCATGATGGGAAGACCTAGACAACTGAGGGCTGGATTGCATGATGTACCTATTCAAGATGATAGTTTTGAAGAGATTCGTCAAATGTTTGCTACTCTGAAAACAATGACAGAGAAGCATCAAGCTTGTCTGTCTGAGCAACAGGTACAGAACACTGAGCAACGACAAAATCAGAGTGGAGCCTCCCCCGCCCTTCCTCTTATTCCTAAAGATCAAATCCCAGTTTTGTTAAAGCAATTCCGTGAGCTTATTCCACCTGTGTTTAGGCGAACGACTAACCCATTCAAGGCTGAGGAATGGATAAAGaagatggaaaatattttcattaccATTGGGTGCATAGGTGATCAACGTGTGACTTTTGCTACATTCATGTTAGAGGGAGAAGAGGCTAACCGTTGGTGGGCATATGAGCAAAGATTGTTGCATGAGGCTGGGACACAAGTAACATGGGAGGCATTCTCAAAGGCATTTTATGAGCATTACTTTCCTGATAGTATTCGAGATCAATTAGAGTCAAAATTTCTTAAACTCATACAAGGGAGCAAGACAGTTACAGAATATGAGATGAAATTCTTAGAGCTAGTACATTACGCCCCTCATGTTGCAGAAGATGAGGCTAGTAAATGTCGTAGGTTTTTTGAGGGGTTGAGGAAAGACATTAGGTCACAAATTATTCCCTCAATGCTAAGGGATTTCAATATGCTAATTGAACAAGCTAAGGTGGTAGAGAAAAATTATGATCAAACTCATAAGGTTCATGAGTCGAAAAGGATGAGATTTGCGCAAAGAGGAGGCCAAAATGGGAGACAACATAGTAGTGATGGATCTACTGAGGGGGTTAGAGACACTTGTCACTTCTGTAAGAGGAGCCACCCAGCACATAAATGTCCCTTGATTACAAGAGCTTGTTTTCAGTGTGGTCAAACTAACCATTTTGCTCGCACCAAATCTTCCAGGGATAGGCTTAAAGGTAAAAGGACCAAGAAATAGAGCGTAAGATATTGTTTTTATAGTTCCTTCAGCTGGCATTCTAGGAGTCTCAATGTATTAGAAGTTCAAACTTTGCTAATAAAGTTTATTCTACCAAATTTATGTGGAAATTCTGTTTATGCTTTAACATAGTGAAGAAAGAATTCCACATTCAGCTCCACTTGTGCACTCATTATTCCCAGTAGCCAATTCTTGGTCCGGTATTTCagcttctatttttatttttattttttttttgagaaaccagacccGAAAACCGGGCTGGGCTTTATTGAAACCAAAAAATCAGGAAACTTCAGCCATAGCCAAATGGTCTATGTCCTCTGGGCAGTCTTCCAACCATACTTGAAATTCAAGACCTATTCTATCCCGTTTTGCCAAGGCATCAGCTACTCTATTACATGAACgaggaacaaaacaaaattcagaaaatgcTTAAAGGGAAATTTGGTCTTGGATGTCACCAACTATGTGACCATGCGCTGACTGGTCTGCTTCTCTATTCTTAATTGCTTGGATGACCACTGCTGCATCTCCTTCAAATATCACTTCAAGGAGGCCGATCTCGACTGCGAACTGGACTGCACGTCTACAAGCTAGTGCCTTCACTGTTGCCACTGACTGAGGAAGCGGGATACGCATAGAAAGTGCACCAATGACTGCACCTACATTGTCGCGTATGATCACACCCAAGCCGGCAGCGTCACAGGAGGAAAACAGAGCACCATCAAAGTTGGCCTTATACCGAGTCTGTGTCGGGGCAATCCAGTGAGGCTGAACTGAAACTTGAGGTGTCGTAGAGGCTTCATCCTGGGCATCGAGGAAATCGTGCAGCATCTCACCAGCTATGGAAAACGCTTGGTTCAGTGGACGAGTTGAGCGATCAAgatgtttctcttcttttattccATCACTCTTCCTTCCAAGTCTCCAACAAAGTCCGAAACAAACAGTTcggaaaatgagaaaagaactCCACCTTTGCCAGCTTCTTCAGGAGCTTTCTCACTAAAACCAAGTCTCAGCCAAACAATTTGGTCATAAGCTTAAGTGTTCCACATTTTCATGCCTTATAGAGTCATTCTTTCCTGGAAGAAAGTCTAATTCCGATAGTTTTCTTAGTGATGTAGCAATCCTAACTTTTCTAAAACTCCTACTCAGTCTTATTTCCCTTCAGTGAATATCGAGTTCTGATTCAGATTTGAGTTACAAGAATGCAACAAACACTGAGACAATTGCTTggtcattttcacttttttcaagACCAAGTCACCCGGCAGGGTatcaagacaaagaaaaaaaaaagttgggctCTCGTCTCCG
This genomic window contains:
- the LOC115967865 gene encoding uncharacterized protein LOC115967865 codes for the protein MSHSAHSIPLIFPPDNSGSGGSASSETLPQSSHSISSIFQPYKSTESSESNERLPQCFHSIPLIFPPTDSTNSSSGSHSKQSDSSTNESTHQSTSTQLPELQDLHFNEVKHNFKRGNARSPLSIQAEDSYHFQTGLKKLIEEARQSWTYAIMWGLSYDHSGSSMLRWADGYYKGENELNSVITRSNVDDKDVSNTEWFFLKSKMQCFLNGSGHPGQAFVTSRLVWVAGLERLGSSSCNRARMGQVSGLQTMVWIPSANGIVEFGSTELIFQSTDLINKEIMMGRPRQLRAGLHDVPIQDDSFEEIRQMFATLKTMTEKHQACLSEQQVQNTEQRQNQSGASPALPLIPKDQIPVLLKQFRELIPPVFRRTTNPFKAEEWIKKMENIFITIGCIGDQRVTFATFMLEGEEANRWWAYEQRLLHEAGTQVTWEAFSKAFYEHYFPDSIRDQLESKFLKLIQGSKTVTEYEMKFLELVHYAPHVAEDEASKCRRFFEGLRKDIRSQIIPSMLRDFNMLIEQAKVVEKNYDQTHKVHESKRMRFAQRGGQNGRQHSSDGSTEGVRDTCHFCKRSHPAHKCPLITRACFQCGQTNHFARTKSSRDRLKGKRTKK